TCTCATCTCTTACCTCCACCCCACTCCGCGTTTGCGTTGTTGGCAGTGGACCTGCTGGATTTTATACTGCAGAGAAGgtaatttcatttattattcttaCTATATTCATTTCTCATAGTTCTTTACCTTTTAAATTAAGCGATTCTTCTCTTTTGCTTCTAATTTTATGCGATGCTTTCGACTTATCCTATCTGATATTAGTGGACTATTTATACCGTGAATATAGATGCTGAAAGCACATCAGGAGGCTGAAGTTGATATTTTGGATCGATTACCTACTCCATTTGGACTAGTTCGTTCTGGTGTTGCTCCTGATCATCCTGAAACTAAGGTTTGCcctttcttttatctttttcggAGGTTTCTTATTTTGGCATTTATATTGTGTAATTACGGATATTCACCTATTTGATGAAGGCCTTATGTAATCTGCGATTAAGGTATTCTTTAGTTCTTAAATGTTGTTTGAAATTTGGCATACTAGACAAGGAGTTATTTTTTAGGAATGATGCAAATGTTATTGCTTTACCTTGTAATTCTTCCTTTGATTCGGAGAGTACATTTAGTAAAATGATTTTGTTCAATTGCTTATTTACCAGAAAAATTGCAACAGATTGTTACGAATCAGTTTACAAAGGTTGCAAAAAATGATCGTTGCATGTTCCTTGGAAATGTGAATCTTGGATCATCTGTGTCACTAAAGCAGCTTCGAGATTTGTATCATGTGGTGAGCTTCGTGCTACAGTCTATATTCATGTAGGGGATTTAAGTTCATCAATATCAATGAATTCTATAATTTGTGTTTGGTTGGACAGGTAGTGCTTGCATATGGTGCTGAAAGTGACCGAGCTCTTGGTATTCCTGGAGAGGTACGTTTAGACGTATGGTAGCTTGCTATATGTAGTGTAAAAATCTTCTCTTGAATCTTTGTATGCTCTTTGTCCTTCTTTTCTTCTAAACGTAGGtgtgtttatttttctttgtgtGGGTGTGGGTGGGTAGCTTGttatatataatgttataatcTTCACCCATGAACATTTGCATGCTCTTTGTCTAGCTGTTCTATATTTGTCTGGCTTTCAGatgtgtttatttatttattttttcttcagTGTTTTCTTAAATGTCatttttggtgttttatttgtATAAGGATTTGAAGGGTGGGTGTAGCTTGCTATATGTAGTGTGAAAATCTTCACTCATGAACATTTGTATGCTCTTATTTTTTAGGGGTTGGGGGATGATAATGCTAAGTTCTTCAGTCTTTTCCTTAAATGTCATTTTTGCTGTTTTATCTTTGTATAAGGATTTGAAGGGGATATACTCAGCTAGGGAATTTGTGTGGTGGTACAATGGACATCCAGATTGTAGGAACTTAGCTCCAGACTTGCAGAGTACTGATACAGCTGTTATTCTTGGCCAGGTATCTCCAAATAGCCAATGAATTGTCTTTCTTTGACGTTatggttattttttaaaattgattttgggAGAATGAGGTCCTCTTAGCTGTCATTTATTGGACTATCTATCTGAATTTAGTTGCTATGTTACGGAGTTGTTTGCTTATTTTGtgctttttgtttatttttgtgcTTTTTGTTCTTTGCATGAGAAGGATGTTGATATGAACGCTCACTCTAATTGCAATTGAACCATTTGATTGTGCTACTTCTTTTCTGGAAATGAGATTGGTTATTGTTAAGGACTATAGAAGCCAAACTTTTAAATAATGATGAATCATTAtgaatttttcaaataaaaactaCAACATTCAATCTGGTCCACCATTACAAGGTAGTAAGGGCACATGGAAGTTGAGTTGTACTGGTGAAATTTCCctctaatatttctaatttttttcatcAGCCAATTACTGATATCTATCATGGTGTAGAAATCTGGCTGCATCATTTTGTAGCAGCCGCATGGTTAAAGTTTTCAAATTTACCGAACCAGTATTACCACttcgtaaaggtgtaaaaatgtCACATTCTAGACCATTTCAAAGGATATTCATAGTTTCTACCAATATATTACGGGTTGACCAACACTTTACCCTGTTACCATGTGAACCAATCACTACCGTTTcagcatttttgcactatgatatCTATCTGTACATATTCTATCTTCTATTCACTtgtaattgttttctttttcatggcttaaattaattagttagCGTTTGGCCTTATTGCAGCATGGGGCCTTGTAAGCTTATTACACAGGCTTATTACACAGGCTGTCATTAagtgatttaaatttttttccttatttgtgAGTAGGTGAATTTCTTTGACAGAAAGCAGGCAGAGCTGCAGAGTGCCCTGCTGTAGCCGGCATTGGGAATTTCCCTACAAAAATACTAGTGACATTgttttcataaatatttaataatagcTGTTTCCTGTTGTGACGCCATTTCTTCTTATTCGTTCTAATGAGTGGTGTTATGTATAGACTCAAAGAGTTCAATCTCAACTCATAAAATTTGAGTGTAACCTAGTTTTCCATGATTTTATTAACCTAACAAGGTGATCAGGAGTTCATTGCATCAAAATTATGATGTATACATGTAAAGCAACTTTTATCTTTTGAGTGTGTCTGGACCATGACTCCGTTATTAATTTTGTTGCTGTAATAACGATTGAAAACAACTTCTTTATAGGGCAATGTGGCCCTTGATGTTGCTCGGATCCTACTAAGACCCACAGCTGAACTGGCAGTGACTGATATTGCGAGTCATGCACTGGCTGCTTTGGAGAAGAGTTCAATAAGGTTTGTTTTATAAATACTCTCTCTTATTCTAATCAAATATCCAATTTGTTTTTTTGCCACTATTTACGAATTACtcttagtttatattttattctcaattGATGAGTTAGAACAAACTAAtagtttttgtttgatttgtctcaatttaaatcttgatattcgcttataatttttaacaaagcacaattagagatattgaggATTAAAATAGTGCATTGGCAAGTGTGCAAACTAAATGgaacatttgattagaataggagGGGGACTGAGGGAGTTTATTGCAGTTGATTGAAATTTTTGGCACATTTTATTCCCTTGTTATGGGTTTAATGCCATTGCAGGAAAGTTTATTTGGTTGGAAGGCGCGGTCCAGTACAGGCAGCTTGTACGGCAAAAGAATTACGTGAAATACTGGGTATTTTTTACTTCTTGCTAGCCTTATGTGATGACTGGTCATACATACTTACATATGTATTATTTGTCTCTCTTTTTGCGCTACCACGTTGAAAAGCTGTTGTTCGCTATTGTTAATAAGTACCTTTCAAGGCCTGGAGTTTATGGAAACCACCTTATATTAGGTTGTTCTGTGATTGCAGTGTATAACATACATAGTTTGTCTAGTTGGATACACCCACATCACATTTCTTGCAGGAAATCAACTTAATGGTAATGATGTCTTATCTCCTCTTCTTTTTAAATATGGAAAGAAGAGAGTATACTATGGGTGGTAATATTCAGCAATGAATCCTGTTTTTCCTTCAGGAAAAAaagtataattttgatttttggatgaagaaATTAAGTTGGAGAGAAAGAAGTTAGGATGACCATGTTATTAACTTACTGTTCTATATGGGAAAGCTGGAGTACATGGAATTGGGAATAGCAGAGGGTTGGAGGAGAAACTTGGTGATGGACATAATGTTGAGGGAAAGTGGGAAGGAATTGCAGCAGCTTTTGGacttgaaataaattttattggaAAACAGCTAGAAAACATGAAATTAACTTTCTTTAAGGATTTCTTTAACTCATGGACTACTACACAATTCCTTTTTGGGGGTTGATGGCTCTGTTCCATTGCCCTATGCATGAAACTCACTAGTATAAACATCTGAAAATAAGGGAATCGATCTTCCATTCGTTGATGAGGCACGAAAAATGGATACAAAATTTAATGTCAACAAATAGGTATCATTCCGAGTTCCAAAAATGTTTTCAATTATTCTAGtttcaattatattaaaatgctcacaaaatcatgtgcacttcttatgtGGAGTTGCAAATGATGTTTGTTACCAAGGGTCAACCAGGTCAACCTCTTTATCTTAACTAACAAGGGTAATGTTATGTACATTTGACTTCTCCAAATCCCATTTAGGTGGCACCACTTGATAGGATTGGGGTTATGACATATTTGTTGTTCAACAAAATATCATTGGCCTTTGAGGATGTATTAGTTTGAGAAATCtaataatttgattttctttGCTATACAACTGCTATAATAAAGTTGTGAATGTTGTTTCCAATAGTAtttgaatcttgtttgattgcTGATGACAaggaaatgaaaatttaaaatgttcGATTTCTGAATGTTGTTCTTATGTTAATAGCCCCTCTCCTCAACCAAGAACATaatacaaaattacaacatataTTATAGGGCTACTTTCCACTTTGGCTCAAGTCCCTTAATTGAAGCCTagtgatttttacaattttctctTATATAGTTTCTGTAATTCATAGTTCAAAGAAGTTTGCTGATTTTAATACATTGATTGCAGGTATTAAAAATTTGTATATCAACATTCAAGAGTCTGATCTTTGCACTAGCCCTGTGGATGAGGTAAAATTCTAAGATGCTTATGTCCCACTAATATGCCTATGTATAATGTGTCTTTTCTGTAGTTGATCTATTGTTGTCTAGGTCCTTTAGTAATTAGCCAATTCTCAACATTCTTGATTTCTGTGCATAACTATTACAAAGGAAGAAATGAGTAAAAGTCGAATTCGGAAAAGGGTGTATGAATTACTATGCAAGGCAGCGATTGCAAGGCCTGTGAACAGTCCTGCTACTGGTCAACGTGAGCTCCACTTTGTTTTCTTTCGGAAGCCAGACCGATTTTTTGAATCAGAGAAGAAAAATGGCTATGTTGCTGGTGTTCACTTTGAGAAGACAACCCTTAAAGGTGCTTTATAAATGTTCTTTCCTTTTGCCAAGTCAATAAAGTTTCAACATTAATTTTAGCTGCTCAtctcttttaaattttgtgCATTAAACATGTCATTGTGTTTTTCAATGGCAGCATGTCAATTATGGTTAATCTTAGCTGTGATTCTCTAGAATGCACATATTTAAGTTTTAAAGAACAAAATTATTTGTGTCTTCTTTTGGTAAATACGAAAGTAATACGTGAACTGATGAACTTCAGTTATTTTGCAGCGGATTCAGGTCTACAGCTTGCTGTTGAAACTGGAGAATTTGAAGACATAGAATGTGGGTATGTGGCCTATGTACCTTTGGAATTGTCTCTACGCAATTGTCAGTGATTTTGTTTACTTTAAGCCCTCCCGTTTGGCATTTAGGATGACTAAACATAACTTATGAGAGGGCTAGCGTTTTTTGAGTTGGCTGCTTTATAGTAGCTTTTACTATCTTTCCCAGATCAGGCAACCATATCTCTTTCTATTTGGGAGAAAAGAGAGAAAATCCAATCCTCCTGAAATATGTAGTGTGTACTGCGTAATTAGAGCCAGCAAGTATCCTCAATGACGAAGCCTTCAATTTTATTATTGGGGGGCTATTGACATTTTATTAAAAGTAGCCTAGCCAGAGACTGGGGTTAAAATCAAACAATCAGAAAAGTAAAACACCAATGAAGGAAGTGTATCTGCAAATTCAAAACCTTGACCATTATGCATTTAACTTAGCAACTCAATCACTCTAGCATTCATCCTGTCATACTTATATTGCTACTTTTGGATTTTACTTTCTCCTTCTCACCCTATCTATTCCCCTTATTCTGCCACTGTTTTTTCTTGCTTTTCAAGAAGTTATGCCATGCGGAAGACAATGTCAAGGTAGATATGCCTTGAAAAATAGAAATTGTTACTTCTTGTTCCTTAGCCTCCTTTCCTTGGATACATGACTGAATTACTTATAAATGAAGCAATTTTTTTCGATTAGCATTCTTTACTTTCTTCAGTTTATTGTGTCTGTCAAGTATGGAAGGTGGAAATTATTGTATTTTCTCATTTTTGCTTGGTGATTTACTTGATAGTTGGTTTTGTTAGATTTAGATCCTCTATAAAGCTGTAGCCCATACCATGTGGAACTAAGCTGCCATGCAGGATCTTTGGCTCCTGGACCATCCACACTTTTCCAGAAATAAAAGCCTTTAGTCTTAAAACAAGAAATGGGGAATCAAGTTTTCTAATTGTCCATTTGTTTGATCTGAGTGGTTGTAATCATGCTGCCTTGTTGTTGCAGGTTGGTGCTGAAGAGTATTGGCTATAAATCTGTGCCAGTGGATGGCTTGCCTTTCGATCCAGATAGAGGTGAGTTGAGACAAATATTAATTGCTACTTGAGGACAAGAGTGAGAGACCATTACATGCGGGCGTGATTGTGATTTCACATTACCTTGTACTGTGAAGAGTGACATTTGGTTTGGCTTACAGCTTACTGATTTGTGTGAGAGCTTCATGGATATATGTTTTGGCCAAAAACTAAATGGCATTTGTTTAATCATGTAACTTTGCAATTCGGTATTTGGTACATTTTTCTAagattgattatttatttatttatttatttattttttttgaatttctggTGTAACAAATGATTTGTGATAATTACTGTGTATAGTTGCATGGATAATTTTTCCACAATCTGGCTTTgtaattcattaataaattattgcTTGCTTCTGAAGATAACTATATTCTTGATTCCAGGTGTTCCAAACTCAAGAGGGCGAGTATTGCGAAACGCTTCAGGCAATGATGTGCTTCTTGAGGAGGGTTTGTATGTCTGTGGGTGGTTGAAGAGGGGACCAACAGGAATCATTGCAACAAATCTGTATTGTGCAGAAGAAACGGTGAGTGTCATCATGCTTGTTTTTAAGTTAGCTATGCTCTCGAATTCATTGAGTACTTGTGCTGTCTGGAAAAAGTTGTCTCATGTCTCAATCCCCCATGATTAAGAAAGGCGTGattttattgtaaattaggtAGTCTTTCTCATCACTCCCTTGTCTCCCCAGCACTTGATTATGTAAGTACATCTTCAGATGTCTAAATGCAATTTGCTATATCGTGATATGTGACAACTTTTCCTTGATATTCCAAAATTTTATGTGATGATTTTGGATGGAGGGCATATATAACTTGATCTCTTGAAGATATTATTGTTTGGGATTTTGCAGCTTTTAACATTTCTAATCAAAATTAAAGCATGTTAGGTTGCCAGCATAATGGAGGACCTTGCTCATGGACCATTAAAGTCAACAGCAAGCTCCCCAAAGCCAGGTAGAGAAGGACTTCTTCATTTATTAGATGATCGCACAGTCACAGTGCTGCCATTTAGTGCCTGGGAAAAGATTGACTCTGAAGAGAAGACGCGGGGGAGCATAAAAGACAAGCCCAGAGAAAAATTATGTTCTTGGGAAGAGCTGATGAAAGTTGGATTTGAATGATTCAACTATACCTTACTAACTTCCTGATTTCTGTGGAATGTAGAAGTTTACAGCTTCTAATTTTTGTTCAAAACCATTAATATTGTTTTATAGGACTAAAATCATGAACCTAGCTCGCCGAGATATCTAGCTGACAACATTTACCTGTTagcttaaatttatatttttggtcTGCTCAAACCGCTTATAGAACTTGCCATCCTTGTAAGAAACTTTGAGCAACTCTGAGCAATAATTTTATCGAAAAACGGCGCTTGGGATGAGTTCCTGTAATTGTAACTTGTTAATCATtgctttttgaaatttttattactaaaattagtattttattatgTCTATGTGAGATTTTTGAACCTTAGTCATCTGCAGGAATGATTGACAGTTTTGCATCTATCTTTATTACTAATGTATTTATGCAAGTACAGTTTTGAACCTTAGTGTACATTTTCAGGAACTGAATAAGATTTCAAGCCGCTTTCCTCGAATTCAAAGTAATTGCGGCAAGCGCAGTTAGTGATGCATTGGTGAGGTGATTCAATAGAGGGATGTTATGTCATGACATTTTGATGATTCCCTCCATATGTGGACTATTCTGTTGGGGGTCTTCAATGGAACATGGTATGTTTTCCATTCTCAGAAAAGTTTTTCCAAGGGGACCACAATTTGAATGCCGTTAATAATGCATACTTGCCTAGAATTGACTAATTTCACTATTTCATGGCATGCCTTGCCCCCCATAACACCCCTCCAAAAAAATTTACGACTTGATCACGTTGAATTGTTGTACTTTGCTGATTTTCAACGTGAACGTAATTATCAATGGAGGTGTTGAGAGTTCTGAGCCGATACGATCAACTTTGGACTCGATCCTTATTCACGGACTTCCCCTTCATCTACTCGGTTGCTACATAAAACCAATTATGGCCCCTCCTTGCCCTACAGAAAAGAGGTTGACTTAATTTGTGTCATGGATTGAACCAAGTTGAGATTCAAGAAAGCGTAGCAATCAACAAGGGTGTtatgaaaaaaaaggaaatacgCCTTCTGCCTGGACCTTGTCTAGACTGAAAAAACCCCTTATTTTGTCAAGGTAGCAATACACATGTATGTGGATTGTGATTGATCTATGATTGTGACAATATGACCTCTTTtacattttttgtttgattggtTTAGTGGGTAAGCTGAGATTAAGAGTTAGTACCCAGACTTTTTGGGTTATTTAGATTAAACCCAATAAGAATTTTGACTGTAATACACTAATGAGCTTGATTATGGGCAACTTTTGTGACGGTGCCATTCCGATTTTCTCATCTTCCCTCGTTCCGATTTTCTCATCTTCCGTCGTTCAAGAAAACCCGTCAAGTCTATAGGTCCCTCGGAATTTAGTTTtccattttgttttttttacctTATAAAAAAACGGAAGGAAAATTATTGCTACAAAAGTATGACTCTTGGGTTTGATAAGAGCCTTTCAGTGAAGTAGTTGCTGTTTCTTTCATTCCCTTTGAGCTGTGTAGGCTTGTAGGTCTCTTTTCGGCTGAAATGACCTCACAATGTGAAGTCCATTACTATCACAAGTTTGAAAAGTAAAAGTGAAATCCACCTTTCAGCTTCATAGACTTATACTTCATTCTGCAGAGTGATGAGCACACAAGTCTTCCACTATATGTCTGACTTCTTATAATATAAACTCAACTTGCTCTTCTTCGGTCCCATTCAACGCAATGTGTTCAGTGCACGAAGGATTTCTATCAAACCTGTAAATCTTCGTAGTTGTAGTAGTTCAGTCGAGTTGACTTGAAGTTCCTAAACCTCAAGAAAGAACATCATTGTTGCTCATCTAAGGCACCTTATTCCCAATAGGTAGAAAAAAAGTAACCTCAAAAGGTTTTGATCAAAGAGATTCTAATTCCTATTTGATGTATACTCGACCTAAATAGACCAGATCAGACCCGACTAGGCTTGAACGCTACAATCTTTGAGAAATGTGGTTTCCTTGAGCTTGTTCTAAGCATTTTTTTTGACAAGGTACATGATACTATTAGAATTTTTTCCTGATCTCGTATGAAGCTTGAATGTTAAGTGCACCGTACTCTTAAATATGCCTCGATCTTATCTTAGTGTCTCCAATCCTACCAACTACCAAGTATAGGACACTTAgaacatgtttttttttctagGTGTTTGAATTAATTAGACCTATTATATTTTCACTCGACTTGAAAATTAACTTGATAGTAGTGGgttataatttgaaaattttgactAGTAGCCCAAAAATGACTTCACCTAAAAAAAAGTGTTGAACTCGACCTTTTgacctattttttttaatattgtttcTTAGTTTCATGtcattatttttaatctaaTGTCTACTTCTTTTGTCCTTAATAAACTATTAGATTTGTATATTGTAAAAACATTAAGAAATGGTGGGATCattaaattgtgtggatgatatTAAAGAATAGTTGAAATATGTTGATCGatgagaaaaaaaagaaagtggtgATGATATttctataaaagaaaaatgtaaTGAAATAAAGAGGACGGACTAAAAAAGAAAGTATGACATTTTTTAAGGGGTAGACAGAGTATTACATTACtgattaattattgatcaattATTGTATTTTGGGTCATTTTTTTGTTGTAATCATGAAATTGGCATATTGACCTTTTTGTAAGAAAATATTCCgtgtaaaaataaatattttattactagataattttttttcattttgatgtaaaaagttaataaattgGATAAGTCCGGCATaatattacattattttaaattatttcttaatacaTATTTTATTGCATTCATGAAAAATGGAattcaatcttttttttattatcattataataatgataaagcaGTGGACCATTGTAAATTGTATCTATAAAATAATTAGCATTGTGGTGAAttttcttaagtataattaaaaatgatataattaatttgtgaatgaatgaattttttttaaataaatatagatCAATGGTGCtttgtaaattaaatatcaaagaAATAATTTGTATTACATACTGCCATTTAATacattgtttttcaaattttattagaATATGTTATAGTCCCGACTAAAGTTTTAATGATGGTCAAATTAATCATCTTATAATCATCCTTAACATTTAAGATTCCTACAATCATCCTTATTCAATGACATCATCTTTGCTTAAAGGAGGGAAGAAATCTCATAAGAAGATGACAACTCATTAATTTTTTGATATGCTTATGTTAGctgtgttttgttttagtacaTTGTATAGATATAGATAGATACCTCTTtcacaattattttaattaatacatcattTGTacccttctttacttttattccattaatttgactttttttacccttttaaatatttattttcattttaagggAGCCCTTACTATAATTAGAATCTTAACGACTTTCTTTTCTTTACTAAAACACTTTTGTGAGGTTATGTTCCTTTTAATTAGCTATATTGTGAATttcaatatgaaaatttttaatcatgtaAAAACAAAATCTTGTATACAACTGTTGCATTTGTAGGATCGTTCAGATggtctaattaaaataattttacccaCCAACTCGAGGCTTCAAAAGACCCATTTCAATACTTTGAAGGATTTAAAAGGATTGAGAATTCTTTATTTGAAGTTAAATGAAGGGAAGAGATTTGGAGGAGATAGGtttgaaagaaaaatatgaacaaatTTTATTAAGAATACAATTTTTTCTATTGTGGAAATATATGGAAAAAAAACactaatttttctttcttttccatTTCATTCTAAATAAATAAGGTGCACTCTCCCTCTTAGTGCTTTCCTCCCTTTCCCTTCCTTCCCAtttccttcttttcttttctctcaTAATCCAACATAGATATAAAACTCTTACTCCAAATCTTAAACTTTATTCTCCAAagatttactttttttttaagtacATACCCAAATCCTTAAAATTTGTATTTCAAGACATAAAATATGAATTTCAACTTTAGAGCAACTATTATATGAACACTCTATGATAACAAAAATtcaaacgggccgtaagagtacaaaaattaatgaaaattccAAATCACCAACACTCGtactatataaattaatatgttccaattatttttcttcataaataaAAGAATAGCTTGCGAATTACAATCATAAAGTTTAGTACTTatgcgaattacaaccttaatgtttatttttttgcgaattatagccaccaaagtatcaaagtttataGGTTTAGGACAAAACACAGAACCCTAACCACTTAACCTATAATTGCGAGTTTTGCGACCACCAAAATGGTTGGAATTCTGTATTTTAGCCTGAACTtctaaactttgatactttagtgactataattaagaaaaaataaacatttaaacTATAATTCGTAAAACTGCTAAAGTTTAAAtctgtaatttgcaaattattctaaataaataaaagggttctttaatttttatgttaggGACCATGGATGAACTCTCTTCTTACCATGAGCTgcaactaggggtgttcaatgagTCGGATAAGGACCGGATCGGGTTTAAGTAAATATGAGTTGGGCTAGATAAGGACCCTTCAAACTTAATATGGTCTTT
This genomic stretch from Amaranthus tricolor cultivar Red isolate AtriRed21 chromosome 9, ASM2621246v1, whole genome shotgun sequence harbors:
- the LOC130824615 gene encoding NADPH:adrenodoxin oxidoreductase, mitochondrial isoform X1; translated protein: MKMAIFHSRKWLSRAFSSLTSTPLRVCVVGSGPAGFYTAEKMLKAHQEAEVDILDRLPTPFGLVRSGVAPDHPETKIVTNQFTKVAKNDRCMFLGNVNLGSSVSLKQLRDLYHVVVLAYGAESDRALGIPGEDLKGIYSAREFVWWYNGHPDCRNLAPDLQSTDTAVILGQGNVALDVARILLRPTAELAVTDIASHALAALEKSSIRKVYLVGRRGPVQAACTAKELREILGIKNLYINIQESDLCTSPVDEEEMSKSRIRKRVYELLCKAAIARPVNSPATGQRELHFVFFRKPDRFFESEKKNGYVAGVHFEKTTLKADSGLQLAVETGEFEDIECGLVLKSIGYKSVPVDGLPFDPDRGVPNSRGRVLRNASGNDVLLEEGLYVCGWLKRGPTGIIATNLYCAEETVASIMEDLAHGPLKSTASSPKPGREGLLHLLDDRTVTVLPFSAWEKIDSEEKTRGSIKDKPREKLCSWEELMKVGFE
- the LOC130824615 gene encoding NADPH:adrenodoxin oxidoreductase, mitochondrial isoform X3 gives rise to the protein MFLGNVNLGSSVSLKQLRDLYHVVVLAYGAESDRALGIPGEDLKGIYSAREFVWWYNGHPDCRNLAPDLQSTDTAVILGQGNVALDVARILLRPTAELAVTDIASHALAALEKSSIRKVYLVGRRGPVQAACTAKELREILGIKNLYINIQESDLCTSPVDEEEMSKSRIRKRVYELLCKAAIARPVNSPATGQRELHFVFFRKPDRFFESEKKNGYVAGVHFEKTTLKADSGLQLAVETGEFEDIECGLVLKSIGYKSVPVDGLPFDPDRGVPNSRGRVLRNASGNDVLLEEGLYVCGWLKRGPTGIIATNLYCAEETVASIMEDLAHGPLKSTASSPKPGREGLLHLLDDRTVTVLPFSAWEKIDSEEKTRGSIKDKPREKLCSWEELMKVGFE
- the LOC130824615 gene encoding NADPH:adrenodoxin oxidoreductase, mitochondrial isoform X2 produces the protein MKMAIFHSRKWLSRAFSSLTSTPLRVCVVGSGPAGFYTAEKMLKAHQEAEVDILDRLPTPFGLVRSGVAPDHPETKIVTNQFTKVAKNDRCMFLGNVNLGSSVSLKQLRDLYHVVVLAYGAESDRALGIPGEDLKGIYSAREFVWWYNGHPDCRNLAPDLQSTDTAVILGQGNVALDVARILLRPTAELAVTDIASHALAALEKSSIRKVYLVGRRGPVQAACTAKELREILGIKNLYINIQESDLCTSPVDEEEMSKSRIRKRVYELLCKAAIARPVNSPATGQRELHFVFFRKPDRFFESEKKNGYVAGVHFEKTTLKADSGLQLAVETGEFEDIECGLVLKSIGYKSVPVDGLPFDPDRGVPNSRGRVLRNASGNDVLLEEGLYVCGWLKRGPTGIIATNLYCAEETHVRLPA